A genome region from Natronosalvus rutilus includes the following:
- a CDS encoding carbohydrate ABC transporter permease — protein sequence MGSESGTGTPPRAESGTPDAVSETRRRQDEDGGGGPLERWTQSVLTDSGSRDRLYRALFYVVAIFFLATTLFPFYWLLVLALTPNTEIIAGDWTLSFLGLEIPFPTPQAFRVESFVQVFEVIPFHLYVFNSFVLALITTVIVIMIASLAGYVFGRLEFPGRGALMLGILAISYFPPAAFLVPLFEAFTGNAVVIPFLGVELFQSPRLVNSPPSMVLPFSALFLPLAIFILTTFYAQIPDGLEDAARVEGTTRLGALFRVIMPLSAPGVATAAVLTFIAVYNEYFFSSIMAIGNEPQNWSPLVGGILSYQTQYSTEFNLMAAASIIGVLPVVILVVVAQERIVSGLTAGALKE from the coding sequence ATGGGGTCCGAATCAGGAACTGGAACGCCGCCTCGAGCCGAGTCCGGAACCCCCGACGCCGTGTCGGAAACCCGGCGCAGACAGGACGAAGATGGCGGAGGGGGGCCGCTCGAGCGCTGGACGCAGTCGGTGCTCACCGACTCGGGGAGTCGGGACCGCCTCTACCGGGCGCTGTTTTACGTCGTCGCGATCTTCTTCCTGGCGACGACGCTGTTCCCGTTCTACTGGCTGCTCGTACTCGCGCTGACGCCCAACACGGAGATCATCGCAGGCGACTGGACGCTCTCGTTCCTGGGCCTCGAGATCCCGTTCCCGACGCCGCAGGCGTTCCGCGTCGAGTCGTTCGTCCAGGTCTTCGAGGTGATCCCGTTCCACCTCTACGTCTTCAACAGCTTCGTGCTGGCATTGATCACGACCGTCATCGTCATCATGATCGCGAGCCTCGCCGGCTACGTCTTCGGGCGCCTCGAGTTCCCCGGTCGGGGGGCGCTGATGCTCGGGATCCTGGCGATTTCGTACTTCCCGCCGGCGGCATTTCTGGTGCCGCTGTTCGAGGCGTTCACCGGCAACGCCGTCGTGATTCCGTTCCTTGGCGTCGAACTGTTCCAGTCGCCGCGGCTGGTCAACAGCCCGCCGTCGATGGTCCTGCCGTTCAGCGCGCTGTTCTTGCCGCTGGCGATCTTCATCCTGACGACGTTCTACGCCCAGATTCCCGACGGCCTCGAGGATGCGGCGCGCGTCGAGGGGACGACGCGGCTGGGAGCGCTGTTCCGGGTGATCATGCCGCTGTCGGCGCCCGGCGTGGCGACGGCGGCCGTGCTCACCTTTATCGCCGTCTACAACGAGTACTTCTTCAGTTCGATCATGGCCATCGGGAACGAGCCCCAGAACTGGTCGCCGCTGGTCGGGGGCATCCTGAGCTACCAGACCCAGTACTCGACGGAGTTCAACCTGATGGCGGCCGCGAGCATCATCGGGGTCCTGCCCGTCGTGATCCTCGTCGTCGTCGCCCAGGAACGCATCGTCAGCGGACTGACCGCCGGCGCACTCAAGGAGTAA
- a CDS encoding carbohydrate ABC transporter permease — MSTEQGSSGPTRESKRSGPLVALTRWMENLGETGFAYLLLTPVFVLLGAIALYPLLRTFEMSLFTDLIGAGSGEFVGLDHYVSLFTGDADRWLPGSSTFLPTALTGSAIFRSALMVTLIFTFVSVFFETIIGFGQALVLDQDFRGRSWVRVAIIIPWAIPIVIQGMIFYLMFHPSTGFAADLVAALGIVAQENTLNDPSSGLIIVTVADIWKTSAFMALLILAGLQSIDRSLYDVAKVAGATRWQQFKLITFPLIVPTLGIAILFRTIDAMRVYGLIDSTAGCTAVPSLTCMVVATFTNQRGLASAIAFVTAGIIGAVVLIVVYQQYKEGL, encoded by the coding sequence ATGAGCACCGAACAAGGATCGAGCGGCCCGACTCGCGAATCGAAACGATCGGGGCCGCTCGTCGCACTCACCAGGTGGATGGAGAACCTCGGCGAGACCGGGTTCGCCTACCTCCTGTTGACGCCCGTCTTCGTCCTTCTGGGGGCCATCGCGCTGTACCCACTCTTGCGAACCTTCGAGATGTCGCTGTTCACGGACCTCATCGGCGCGGGATCGGGAGAGTTCGTCGGCCTCGATCACTACGTGAGTCTGTTCACCGGCGATGCGGACCGGTGGCTCCCTGGGTCGTCGACGTTCCTGCCGACCGCTCTCACCGGCAGTGCGATTTTCCGGAGCGCCCTGATGGTGACGCTCATCTTCACGTTCGTGAGCGTCTTCTTCGAGACGATCATCGGGTTCGGCCAGGCGCTCGTTCTGGACCAGGACTTCCGGGGCCGGAGCTGGGTTCGCGTGGCGATCATCATCCCGTGGGCGATCCCCATCGTCATCCAGGGGATGATCTTCTACCTCATGTTCCACCCGAGCACCGGCTTCGCCGCCGACCTGGTCGCCGCGCTCGGCATCGTCGCCCAGGAGAACACGCTGAACGATCCCTCGAGTGGGCTGATCATCGTCACCGTCGCGGACATCTGGAAGACGTCGGCGTTCATGGCACTGTTGATTCTCGCGGGGCTCCAAAGCATCGATCGGAGCCTTTACGACGTCGCGAAGGTGGCGGGCGCCACGCGGTGGCAGCAGTTCAAGCTCATCACGTTCCCGCTCATCGTGCCGACGCTGGGAATCGCCATCCTCTTTCGAACGATCGACGCCATGCGCGTCTACGGGCTGATCGACTCGACTGCCGGCTGTACGGCCGTGCCCTCGCTGACGTGCATGGTCGTCGCGACGTTCACGAACCAGCGCGGACTCGCCTCGGCGATCGCGTTCGTCACGGCGGGCATCATCGGCGCGGTCGTGTTGATCGTCGTCTACCAGCAGTACAAGGAGGGATTGTAG
- a CDS encoding extracellular solute-binding protein has protein sequence MSGNRPRNAPRSRVSRRTFVAAAGASGAVGLAGCIYGNGGGDGSEGAISFGFDPSAANEVGDEIENLYHENGLSEDIEIEFRPGADNSDERRDNYQTALDTGEAEPDLMLMDNGWVNVFIQQGLIANLTEELEEEDVQRVSDEYFEGFTATARDPESGDLYGVPLFPDFPVMIYRKDYAREAGYEDGDFESWATEPITWEEWSNLVEEVVGASDAEFGLSTQWDVYEGTSCCTFNEVLSSWGGAYFGGRENLFGPVGERPVTVDEPEFVDSLRMMRTFVDPEYGDALEGYASGVAPSDITSWTEDESLPEFENGNAAFHRNWPYAIRAAAEEHGVDNVGTMPIPYAVTEDEANQPGTGGTTSALGGWHIVLNPNSNRLEQAREVLRVSMEDGLLLGILDIWGWLPPKPELFESEEAESAEPMGAYMNTLRLAGENTMPRPVTEVWGTESTRIAEEANSAVSGSKDPEAAAADLQSALEDIESG, from the coding sequence ATGTCTGGAAATCGGCCCCGAAACGCGCCACGCTCGCGGGTCTCCCGTCGGACGTTCGTCGCCGCAGCGGGTGCCTCCGGTGCGGTAGGACTCGCCGGGTGCATCTACGGCAACGGCGGTGGCGACGGCTCCGAGGGAGCCATCTCGTTCGGCTTCGACCCGAGCGCGGCGAACGAAGTGGGTGACGAGATTGAGAACCTGTACCACGAGAACGGGCTGAGCGAGGACATCGAGATCGAGTTCCGCCCCGGGGCGGATAACAGCGACGAACGCCGGGACAACTACCAGACGGCCCTCGACACCGGCGAGGCCGAACCCGACCTGATGCTGATGGACAACGGCTGGGTCAACGTCTTCATCCAGCAGGGACTCATCGCGAACCTGACCGAGGAACTCGAGGAGGAGGACGTCCAGCGCGTCAGCGACGAGTACTTCGAGGGGTTCACCGCGACGGCTCGCGATCCCGAATCCGGAGACCTCTACGGCGTACCGCTCTTTCCGGACTTTCCCGTGATGATCTACCGGAAAGACTACGCCCGCGAGGCCGGCTACGAGGACGGCGACTTCGAGTCCTGGGCCACTGAACCGATAACCTGGGAGGAGTGGTCGAACCTCGTGGAGGAAGTCGTCGGCGCCTCCGACGCCGAGTTCGGCCTCTCGACGCAGTGGGACGTCTACGAGGGGACCTCGTGCTGTACGTTCAACGAGGTGTTGAGTTCGTGGGGCGGCGCCTACTTCGGCGGCCGAGAAAACCTGTTCGGCCCGGTCGGCGAACGGCCGGTCACCGTCGACGAACCGGAATTCGTGGACTCGCTCCGGATGATGCGGACCTTCGTCGATCCCGAGTACGGCGACGCGCTCGAGGGCTACGCATCCGGCGTGGCCCCCTCCGACATCACCTCCTGGACCGAGGACGAGTCCCTCCCCGAGTTCGAGAACGGCAACGCGGCGTTTCACCGCAACTGGCCGTACGCGATCCGCGCCGCCGCCGAGGAACACGGGGTCGACAACGTCGGCACGATGCCGATTCCCTACGCCGTCACCGAGGACGAGGCGAACCAGCCCGGTACCGGCGGCACAACCTCCGCCCTCGGGGGCTGGCACATCGTGCTCAACCCGAACTCGAACCGCCTCGAGCAGGCCCGCGAGGTATTGCGGGTGTCGATGGAGGACGGCTTACTCCTCGGCATCCTCGACATCTGGGGCTGGCTCCCGCCCAAACCCGAACTCTTCGAGTCCGAGGAGGCCGAGAGCGCCGAGCCGATGGGCGCGTACATGAACACGCTTCGCCTCGCCGGCGAGAACACGATGCCCCGCCCCGTCACGGAGGTCTGGGGTACCGAGTCGACGCGGATCGCCGAGGAGGCCAACAGTGCGGTCTCCGGCTCGAAGGATCCAGAGGCCGCCGCCGCTGACCTCCAGTCCGCGCTCGAGGACATCGAGTCGGGGTGA
- a CDS encoding CopG family ribbon-helix-helix protein gives MAVVSVSMPDALLERIDQFADDHGYTGRSEVVREASRNLLGEFEDTRLEGRELMGIVTVMFDYETTSVEERMMRLRHEHESLVASNFHSHVGDHFCMELFVLEGSLEDISTFVGKIRATKDVLSVDYSVNPVDGLETISE, from the coding sequence ATGGCCGTCGTAAGCGTCTCGATGCCGGATGCGTTGCTCGAGCGAATCGATCAGTTCGCCGACGATCACGGGTACACGGGTCGGAGCGAAGTCGTCAGGGAAGCCTCCCGAAACCTCCTCGGCGAGTTCGAGGACACTCGACTCGAGGGTCGCGAACTCATGGGCATCGTCACCGTCATGTTCGACTACGAGACGACCAGCGTCGAGGAGCGGATGATGCGCCTTCGCCACGAACACGAGTCGCTCGTCGCCTCGAACTTCCACAGCCACGTCGGCGATCACTTCTGCATGGAACTGTTCGTCCTGGAGGGCTCGCTCGAGGACATCTCGACGTTCGTCGGCAAAATCCGGGCGACCAAGGACGTGCTCTCGGTCGATTACTCGGTCAATCCGGTCGACGGACTCGAGACGATCAGCGAGTGA
- a CDS encoding four-helix bundle copper-binding protein: MVLTQIDHVGENDQMGECIDTCLEAAQACEWCADECAGEGEGMAECLRLCRDVADLTTLHARFMARNSNYSTQLAEACAGACEECAEECEQHDEEHCQVCADVLRECAESCREMMST, from the coding sequence ATGGTGTTAACTCAAATCGACCACGTAGGTGAGAACGACCAGATGGGCGAGTGCATCGATACCTGTCTCGAAGCCGCGCAAGCGTGTGAATGGTGCGCTGATGAATGTGCTGGTGAAGGCGAAGGGATGGCCGAGTGCCTCCGTCTCTGCCGGGATGTCGCCGATCTCACGACGCTGCACGCACGCTTCATGGCACGGAACTCGAACTACAGCACGCAACTCGCAGAGGCCTGTGCTGGTGCATGCGAAGAGTGTGCCGAGGAGTGCGAACAACACGATGAAGAACACTGTCAGGTCTGTGCTGACGTGCTTCGCGAGTGTGCCGAATCCTGCCGGGAGATGATGTCGACGTAG
- a CDS encoding AIR synthase family protein, protein MPGKVHPDDLVAHVFGRTGDADDAVLQGPATGEDAAAIDWPGGHLVVSSDPISLAASEVGTLGVHVACNDVAASGADPRWLTTVILLPPSAADDGDDTLEIVTRDLDAAARSLGATIVGGHSEYVDALERPLVSLTAMGAAERVLETGGARPGDHVLLTKAAAIEGTAILAADFGEQLDVDEATRSSAEAFLAEVSVVSDARVLREYATAMHDPTEGGVTAGLLELAQASGVRLEVDRDAIPVRPETATLCGAAGVDPLRIFGSGTLLATVPDDDLEACLDALSAADLEAAVVGRVRALDDAERPSLVLDGESITDPVMDDLYPLWEGNDS, encoded by the coding sequence ATGCCCGGCAAAGTCCACCCCGACGACCTCGTGGCACATGTCTTCGGCCGAACCGGCGACGCCGACGACGCCGTCCTGCAGGGTCCGGCGACGGGCGAGGACGCGGCGGCCATCGACTGGCCCGGCGGCCACCTCGTCGTAAGTTCCGACCCCATCTCGCTCGCTGCCAGCGAAGTCGGCACCCTCGGCGTTCACGTCGCCTGTAACGACGTCGCCGCCAGCGGGGCCGACCCCCGCTGGCTCACGACCGTCATCTTGCTCCCCCCGTCGGCGGCCGACGACGGGGACGACACCCTCGAGATCGTCACCCGCGACCTGGACGCGGCCGCTCGCTCGCTGGGGGCGACCATCGTCGGCGGCCACTCCGAGTACGTCGACGCCCTCGAGCGCCCGCTAGTCTCGCTGACGGCGATGGGCGCCGCCGAACGCGTCCTCGAAACCGGCGGCGCCAGACCTGGCGACCACGTACTCCTGACGAAGGCCGCCGCCATCGAGGGGACGGCCATCCTGGCGGCGGACTTCGGCGAGCAACTCGACGTCGACGAGGCGACGCGCTCGAGCGCCGAGGCGTTCCTGGCGGAGGTCAGCGTCGTCTCCGACGCCCGAGTCCTCCGGGAGTACGCGACCGCGATGCACGACCCGACCGAGGGCGGCGTGACGGCCGGCCTGCTCGAACTCGCGCAGGCCTCGGGCGTTCGACTCGAGGTCGACCGCGACGCGATTCCGGTCCGGCCGGAGACGGCGACCCTCTGTGGGGCCGCCGGCGTCGATCCGCTGCGAATCTTCGGTTCGGGAACCCTGCTCGCGACGGTCCCCGACGACGACCTCGAGGCGTGTCTCGACGCGCTTTCGGCGGCCGACCTTGAGGCGGCGGTCGTCGGTCGCGTTCGGGCTCTCGATGACGCCGAACGACCGTCGCTCGTCCTGGACGGGGAATCGATCACCGACCCGGTGATGGACGACCTGTATCCGCTCTGGGAGGGGAACGACTCCTGA
- a CDS encoding DUF2062 domain-containing protein, translated as MRVQDRVRRALREAWEEDHTPHEVGVSFAIGIFVTALPTGGLGIGSFFLFAYWWSWISKPAIFSSVAVLNPAIKPAVYAGSIYVGAVLFGTDPLIVTEWSHLETALLVIQLLLIGNLILAVVLAGVGYVAAYYLTRSYVEHADQQTVSPSSDLPTPFWRK; from the coding sequence ATGCGCGTACAGGACCGAGTACGCCGTGCGCTCCGAGAGGCGTGGGAAGAGGACCACACGCCACACGAGGTCGGAGTGAGCTTCGCTATCGGCATCTTCGTTACAGCCCTGCCGACCGGCGGGCTCGGAATCGGCTCGTTTTTCCTGTTCGCGTACTGGTGGTCCTGGATTTCGAAGCCCGCGATCTTCTCCTCCGTGGCCGTGTTGAACCCCGCCATCAAACCTGCCGTCTACGCCGGGAGCATCTACGTCGGGGCCGTCCTCTTCGGCACCGACCCACTCATCGTAACCGAATGGAGTCATCTCGAGACGGCCCTGCTCGTGATCCAGTTGCTCCTCATCGGGAACCTCATCCTCGCGGTGGTGCTCGCCGGCGTCGGCTACGTCGCGGCGTACTATCTGACCCGGAGCTACGTCGAGCACGCCGACCAGCAGACGGTCTCCCCATCCAGCGACCTCCCCACTCCGTTTTGGCGGAAGTAG